ATCTAATTTGATTCTTTTGGCGTGTACAGCAAGAATTTCAAATCTACCTTTAATATCAGGTAAATTCATAACAACCCGACGATCAAAACGCCCAGGACGTAATAAAGCTTTATCTAATACGTCAGGACGGTTGGTAGCAGCCATAAGGATAACGCCCTCATTGGTGCCAAATCCATCCATCTCAACGAGTAATTGGTTCAAGGTTTGCTCACGTTCATCATGACCACCACCGATACCGGCACCTCTATGACGTCCCACAGCATCAATTTCATCAATAAAAATAATACAAGGAGCATTTCTCTTAGCTTGCTCGAACATGTCACGAATACGACTTGCCCCAACACCAACAAACATTTCTACAAAGTCTGAACCCGCAATTGAGAAAAATGGCCGGTCAGCCTCTCCAGAAACCGCCTTAGCTATTAAAGTTTTTCCTGTTCCAGGAGGTCCTATCAATAATACACCTTTAGGAATCCTTCCGCCAAGACTGGTAAACTTCGCAGGATTTTTCAAGAAATCAACAATTTCTATTAATTCTTCTTTTGCCTCTTCAATGCCAGCAACATCTGCAAAAGTAACTTTGTTTTGTCCTTTCATTAATAAACGCGCCGGAGACTTCCCAAAAGACATCGCGGAACCGTTCATACCACGCACTTGGCGAGAAAAAACAAAATATACAAAAACAAGCACTAAGATAATAGGTAGGAAGGTAAACAGGTAACCCACATAATGCGGAGCAGGTTCCTCACTTTTAAAGGTCTTCTCTAATACTAAGTTACGAGGCTGATCTGGAGCTTTAAATGTTAAAGTACGGTTGTTAGTAAATCCTTCCCACTCTTGTTTAGCACCGGCAAACCAGTGTGCAAAGACCTCGGGATCTTGCTTTTCTAATGCACGAGAAGATAACTCCTGGTTATTAAAATACCAAACTACCTGGCTAAGCTCTCCTCGGAGCTTATCTAACTGCGCCTGATTTAGCTGATTAGCCTCTACAAGCTTCTCATACTTACTACGCTCTTCACGATATAAACGTACGGAACGTAGCTGGCCAAAACGCTCACCGTTTTCTGCCAACGCAAGTGAAGAAGAAATCCTCTGCAACGAACCTAAAACTCGCTGATACAAAGAGCTTAACTGCTCAACATCCATTACCTGAGTTAAAGAGACCTCGACTTGCTGATAAAGATCCTTTAATTCGCGTTTCAAACCTTCGGAGCCAATTCCTAAAGCTGGGGATAGATATTTCCCTATAAGCTCATACAAATCTGAACCAAAAGTACGTAAACCCTCATGAGATGCTGGTAGTGTTTGGTAACGTTGCTCTAAGGAACGCAAATTGATAATTTGGAAGTTATTTGAACCATGAACAACAAGAGGCCTTAAGGAAGACTGCCCTAGCTCTACACTAGGAGAAATCATATAGCCTGTATCAGGAATCGAGATTCCTGATATTGCAGAAAACCATAAAATAGAACTTTCAACTTCTTTAGAAAGGTTATCTAAGTTCTTATTGGCTTCTTGGAGGTCAAACTCTAGCTGATGTCTCTGATCTATAAGCTCTAAGTAATGATATCGTAACTGACTTTCAGCTGTTGGGGACTCACGAAAACGACCACTAAATGAAACTAAATTATCATTTAAAGCTATCTTTCGGCTGTCCTCAGGATATATTAACTTTAAATTTACTAAGTGCTCTAGCTGATGGCTAAAACTCACCCGAGCTTTCTTGGCGACTAAAAAATTCTGAATAGCGATCACGCCAAAAATCACACCAAATAAGAGGAAAAAAAATACTGTAGGAAAGTTTTTTTTCGATTCGGGATTCATTTTTTTATCTTTAGACATAAACTACACAACTAAGCTAATCAATCAGACGGGTAATTATTAAATATATCACATTTTTATTATTTTGTTTATAAAACCTATTTATAAAATAAAAAAAATGACATTATGCACATACAATGACCTGATGCTCATTGCTTCCCAAACGCAAGGCACATGGTTATTATATACTTTCTATTCTATCATTACTACCCCAGCTTTTACGATGACTCTTTTATCACGTAAGCGCATTTGTGCTGGCAAACCACGAACCAAATGATCATAAACTGTTTGCAAGAAATGCCTTGAAACAACATGGCCAGCTCTATTGAAGAATTCCTTAAAAACCCATTTCGCCAAGAAAATTTGTTCCATCAACATTTGAGGAACTTCAAGCGACCAACTTTCGTTATCTTGACGTATATTTGCAAGAAAAGGTTGCGCTTGATCTTTCATGTAATGAGAAAGTTCTTCAGATTCTTGAGCTAGTGTAAGTAAGGGCTGAGTAATATTTTTACCAAAAATTTCCTCCAACCAAGGAAATACCTTATTACGCATTCGCGCGCGTAAGTAACGCTCGTCTGTATTCGTAACATCCCGAACATAAGAAATATTTTCTGAATCTAAAGTACTGGTTAAAACTTGCTTGGGAATATGTAAGAGTGGACGTAGTAACGGAATGCCTTTATATGAGGCATCTTGCGTCATACCTTTTAAATTACTTAAATATGCCCCCTCTAACAAACGCTTTAGTACAGTTTCTGCTTGATCGTTAGCATGATGAGCTAAAAATATCCCTGCGAGATTTTCTTCTAAACAGATGTTATGAAATACAGTATAACGATATTGACGAGCAGCGTTTTCCGGATCTTTTGAAGTATGAGTTTCTTTAGGTGCGTGGTTAACAATCAAAGGAATATTTTCCTTCTGACAAAGCAATTCTATATCTTTAGCCTCAGCATCTGAACACTCTCGCCATCCATGATTCACATGAACAGCGGTGAAGGAAACACCTCGGGATTTAAGAAGGTAAAAAAGAAATAATGAGTCACTTCCTCCTGACAGAGCAAGTAAGTAGTTTTTTTTCATATCTAAGGCAGAAAAAAAAACTTCTAATCGCTTATCATTTCTGAGTAGACAGGATAACATAATCTAAATACATGTCCGCGTAAATTCATTGCAAATACGTTAGGGGTTTCTGACTTCATTATGATGTTGTCGCTTTATCCCGAAACCTTGAAGAACTCCTGATATCAGGTACACCATGCCTATTTTATGGAAAGTCTTAATTTTCCGTTATTTAAAAACAGTCACATTTTGTACGCTTAGTCTGATTTGCATTTCTATTATTAGTTCTCTTCAAGAAATCGTTAGTTATATAGCTAAAGATGTCCCCTATCCCACAGTTTTACGATTAACAGCTTATCAGATTCCCTACTTATTGCCCTTTATTCTTCCTATTTCTTGTTTTATTTCTGCCTTTGCTCTTTTTCGAGGACTGTCTGATAATAACCAAATTACTTTCCTTAAGGCATCAGGAGCATCTCAGGGGATTATTACCTTTCCTGTTCTCATGGTATCCTGTGCTATTTGCTGTATAAATTTTTATACCTGCTCTGAATTAGCCTCTATTTGCAGATTCCAAACCTGTAAAGAAATCGCCAATATGGCGATGACCTCCCCGACTCTTTTACTACAGACCCTGCAAAAGAAAGAAAATAATCGTATTTTCATTACTGTCGATCATTGTGCAAAAAGTAAGTTTGACAATGTCATTATTGCTTTAAAAAGAGATAAAGAAATCGCTAATGTGGGAATTATCAAAACAATCATCCCTGATGTTGCAAATGATACTGTGCAGGCTAAAGATGTTGTTATGATTTCTAAGCTTCCCTCTACATTAACAGAGCCACGGTCTGATGCGTCCAAAGAGTATTATATAGAGACCTCAGATGAGATATTAATCCCAAAGATTACCTCAACATTATTTGCTGGGAAATCTTACATGAAAACACGGACAGATTATTTACCTTGGAAGCAGCTTATCAAACAATCATTTAGCCATGCCCATCTTCCTGAAACACTACGAAGAATTGGCATTGGCTTATTATGTATTACCCTTACGTATTCTGGTATGGTTTTGGGGACTTACAAACCAAGATTTCGGAAATCTATAACTCTCTATTGTTTTTTCCCTGTGGTAGATCTGATTTTACTAATAGTAGGGAAAAACGTAGCAGCGTTAGTTCCTGCACTGATGCTTTTTATCTTTCCTCAATTGGTCTCTTGGATTGTTTTTGCTAATCGCGCTTATCGCGAAAACAGAGGCTATGCATAAATGTATATTTGGAAACGCTATTTACTAACTAGATTTTGGCTATCTTTAGGAGCTTTAATTTTATTATCTTTTATTTTTTATGCTTCTATACATCACTCCCTGCATGCCATTAAAGGAAATACTACTGCACTCGCATCAGGAGCTTCATTAAAATTATCTATTTTATATTATCTCTCACAAATAGCTCTTAAAGCAGAATTTTTAATTCCTCAGCTTGTTGCTGTAGCAACAACAATTACACTATTTTCCATGCAAAATAAGAGGGAAGTTCTTCTTCTTCAAGCTTCAGGGTTATCTTTAAAATCCCTCACGGCACCGTTAATTCGATCGAGCTTTCTCATTACCCTACTCTTATATGCGAATTTCCAGTGGCTCCATCCTATATGCGAGAAGATATCAACAACTAAGGAACACATAGATCGGGGAACTTTAGATAAAGCTCAGGATAAAGTTCCTGCTCTCTATCTTAAAGATCAAACTGTGCTGCTTTATTCTTCTATTGAGCAAAAAACTCTAACCTTGAACAAGGTATTTTGGATTAAGAATCCCAAGACTATTTACACGATGGAAAAGCTTGCGTTTACAACACCTTCGCTTCCCATAGGTCTTGATGTCATCCGCTTTTCGGAAACTGAGTCCGGGAATATGGAGTTAAGTGAGTTTTCAGATATGAAAGAATTTCCAGAGATTGAATTTGGGTTCTATGACAATCCTTTTTCTAAGATTTTCACAGCTGGAGGGAAAAACCGCCTTTCGGAATCTTTCCGAGCTATTCCTTGGAATGCTACAGGATTAGGTTTATCAACAACGATTCCTCAGCGCATCTTATCGTTACTATCTACATTTTACTATATGATGATTTCGCCTTTAGCCTGTATTTCAGCGATGATTTTATCGGCGTATCTTTGCTTAAGGTTCAGTCGTGTATCTACAGTGACCCTTGCCTATATTGTCCCTTTAGGCACTATCAATACCTTCTTTGTATTTTTAAAAGCTGGCATAGTCCTGTCTAATAGCAGCGTATTGCCCACATTACCTGTAATGTTATTTCCCTTAATCGTCCTGGCAATATTTACAAATTATGCTTATGCGAAACTTCAGTAATTTCGTTTAGGTAGCCTGCAAAATCCCACTTTTCCAGATCATAACTGAAAAAGGGTTTGAGGTTATTTAGGTGCTGTCTATTTTTTCTTAGACAATTTACAAACTTACTTAGCATTTCCACATGATTTGCAAATACCAAGCGATCTCTTCCTAGTAATGTTGGTGCGAGAATTTTTACCATTAGCAACTTTAGCCTATGTTCATCCCAAGAATCGTCAGCAAAGAAGGCAAATCCTGCTATGAATACGGACACATAATCTAATCCATCTTTAGAGATCACCATTAAATTATTGGGGTCTAAGATTTCTATAAGTTTGAAAACAAGAAGATAAGAAATAATGTGCAAAAGCAGTAGCTTATCATTTTTGAATAAGATTTTTTTCTTAGAAAAGAAGGTATCTTTCAATACTGTAAGGCTATTATCTAGAAATTCATTAACCTCTTCATGAACTGCTTTAGGAATGAAAAATACGGACAGAGACCCTGAAACGCTATATTCCTCTTTTAACGCGGCAAAAAAACCAAAAAAGGTTTCCTGTTCTCCATGAATTTTTTCTATGATTTTTAGTAATTCTTCGGGCTCTGGGAATGAGAATATATGTGCCTTTTCGATTCTTTCTAAACTTTCTTCTATAACTCGACTTCTCGCGCGATCTTTTCTTGATAAACGATTTTGGATATTTAAAATCAGCGTAGTTTCTTTAAGAGCAGCTTTAGCGTTAAGAAAACCTAAAAACTCCTCATTACAATTAGCATAGAGTATAGAACTTTGGGTTATAGGGCTTGGAGATCGTATTATGCGTATGTTTTTATCTCCTAACTTTAACGTTCCTTCTAATCCTGGAAGCATTCCTAAAATTATCGGGTCAAATACCGTAGAATGGGGTTCTAAAATCCTATCTATAGCTTTAAACAACGGTCCGTTAGGGTATTTAGAAAACAGACGATAAAGCTCTTCATATACCTCTGTAATATACTGTCC
This window of the Chlamydia sp. BM-2023 genome carries:
- the ftsH gene encoding ATP-dependent zinc metalloprotease FtsH, whose protein sequence is MSKDKKMNPESKKNFPTVFFFLLFGVIFGVIAIQNFLVAKKARVSFSHQLEHLVNLKLIYPEDSRKIALNDNLVSFSGRFRESPTAESQLRYHYLELIDQRHQLEFDLQEANKNLDNLSKEVESSILWFSAISGISIPDTGYMISPSVELGQSSLRPLVVHGSNNFQIINLRSLEQRYQTLPASHEGLRTFGSDLYELIGKYLSPALGIGSEGLKRELKDLYQQVEVSLTQVMDVEQLSSLYQRVLGSLQRISSSLALAENGERFGQLRSVRLYREERSKYEKLVEANQLNQAQLDKLRGELSQVVWYFNNQELSSRALEKQDPEVFAHWFAGAKQEWEGFTNNRTLTFKAPDQPRNLVLEKTFKSEEPAPHYVGYLFTFLPIILVLVFVYFVFSRQVRGMNGSAMSFGKSPARLLMKGQNKVTFADVAGIEEAKEELIEIVDFLKNPAKFTSLGGRIPKGVLLIGPPGTGKTLIAKAVSGEADRPFFSIAGSDFVEMFVGVGASRIRDMFEQAKRNAPCIIFIDEIDAVGRHRGAGIGGGHDEREQTLNQLLVEMDGFGTNEGVILMAATNRPDVLDKALLRPGRFDRRVVMNLPDIKGRFEILAVHAKRIKLDPTVDLMAVARSTPGASGADLENLLNEAALLAARKDRTAVTAVDVAEARDKVLYGKERRSLEMDAEERKTTAYHESGHAVVGLCVQHADPVDKVTIIPRGLSLGATHFLPEKNKLSYWKKELFDQLAVLMGGRAAEEIFLGDVSSGAQQDISQATKIVRSMVCEWGMSDQLGTVTYDERSDASTGYGAYHEKSYSEETAKSIDGELRALLDAAYQRALTVIREHRDEVELMTQMLIEFETLDAKDVKEIMDHTWDPEKKRARLKEEGMMFKKVSDDLPPPPPQEDVMKDGTLKLNNTPTS
- a CDS encoding LptF/LptG family permease, producing the protein MPILWKVLIFRYLKTVTFCTLSLICISIISSLQEIVSYIAKDVPYPTVLRLTAYQIPYLLPFILPISCFISAFALFRGLSDNNQITFLKASGASQGIITFPVLMVSCAICCINFYTCSELASICRFQTCKEIANMAMTSPTLLLQTLQKKENNRIFITVDHCAKSKFDNVIIALKRDKEIANVGIIKTIIPDVANDTVQAKDVVMISKLPSTLTEPRSDASKEYYIETSDEILIPKITSTLFAGKSYMKTRTDYLPWKQLIKQSFSHAHLPETLRRIGIGLLCITLTYSGMVLGTYKPRFRKSITLYCFFPVVDLILLIVGKNVAALVPALMLFIFPQLVSWIVFANRAYRENRGYA
- a CDS encoding LptF/LptG family permease yields the protein MYIWKRYLLTRFWLSLGALILLSFIFYASIHHSLHAIKGNTTALASGASLKLSILYYLSQIALKAEFLIPQLVAVATTITLFSMQNKREVLLLQASGLSLKSLTAPLIRSSFLITLLLYANFQWLHPICEKISTTKEHIDRGTLDKAQDKVPALYLKDQTVLLYSSIEQKTLTLNKVFWIKNPKTIYTMEKLAFTTPSLPIGLDVIRFSETESGNMELSEFSDMKEFPEIEFGFYDNPFSKIFTAGGKNRLSESFRAIPWNATGLGLSTTIPQRILSLLSTFYYMMISPLACISAMILSAYLCLRFSRVSTVTLAYIVPLGTINTFFVFLKAGIVLSNSSVLPTLPVMLFPLIVLAIFTNYAYAKLQ
- the tilS gene encoding tRNA lysidine(34) synthetase TilS codes for the protein MLSCLLRNDKRLEVFFSALDMKKNYLLALSGGSDSLFLFYLLKSRGVSFTAVHVNHGWRECSDAEAKDIELLCQKENIPLIVNHAPKETHTSKDPENAARQYRYTVFHNICLEENLAGIFLAHHANDQAETVLKRLLEGAYLSNLKGMTQDASYKGIPLLRPLLHIPKQVLTSTLDSENISYVRDVTNTDERYLRARMRNKVFPWLEEIFGKNITQPLLTLAQESEELSHYMKDQAQPFLANIRQDNESWSLEVPQMLMEQIFLAKWVFKEFFNRAGHVVSRHFLQTVYDHLVRGLPAQMRLRDKRVIVKAGVVMIE